In Mus musculus strain C57BL/6J chromosome 9, GRCm38.p6 C57BL/6J, one genomic interval encodes:
- the Foxb1 gene encoding forkhead box protein B1 has translation MPRPGRNTYSDQKPPYSYISLTAMAIQSSPEKMLPLSEIYKFIMDRFPYYRENTQRWQNSLRHNLSFNDCFIKIPRRPDQPGKGSFWALHPSCGDMFENGSFLRRRKRFKVLKSDHLAPSKPADAAQYLQQQAKLRLSALAASGTHLPQMPAAAYNLGGVAQPSGFKHPFAIENIIAREYKMPGGLAFSAMQPVPAAYPLPNQLTTMGSSLGTGWPHVYGSAGMIDSATPISMTSGDYSAYGVPLKPLCHAAGQTLPAIPVPIKPTPAAVPALPALPAPIPTLLSNSPPSLSPTSSQTATSQSSPATPSETLTSPASALHSVAVH, from the coding sequence ATGCCTCGGCCGGGCCGCAACACGTACAGCGACCAGAAGCCGCCCTACTCATACATCTCGCTGACCGCCATGGCCATCCAGAGCTCTCCGGAGAAGATGCTGCCGCTCAGCGAGATCTACAAGTTCATCATGGACCGCTTCCCCTACTACCGGGAGAACACGCAGCGCTGGCAGAACAGCCTGCGCCACAATCTCTCCTTCAACGATTGCTTCATCAAGATCCCGAGGCGGCCAGACCAGCCGGGCAAGGGCAGCTTCTGGGCGCTGCATCCCAGCTGCGGGGACATGTTCGAGAACGGGAGCTTCCTGCGGCGTCGCAAGCGCTTCAAGGTGCTCAAGTCAGACCACCTGGCGCCCAGCAAGCCGGCGGACGCCGCGCAGTACCTCCAGCAGCAGGCTAAGCTGCGGCTCAGCGCGCTGGCCGCCTCGGGCACGCATCTGCCGCAGATGCCGGCCGCTGCGTACAACCTGGGCGGTGTGGCGCAGCCTTCCGGCTTCAAGCATCCCTTTGCTATCGAGAACATCATCGCTAGGGAGTACAAGATGCCTGGGGGGCTGGCCTTCTCTGCCATGCAGCCGGTTCCGGCTGCCTATCCTCTCCCTAACCAGTTAACTACCATGGGCAGCTCTCTGGGCACTGGATGGCCACATGTGTACGGTTCCGCGGGTATGATCGACTCAGCCACCCCCATCTCCATGACTAGTGGCGACTACAGCGCCTATGGAGTGCCGCTGAAGCCGCTGTGCCACGCCGCGGGCCAGACGTTGCCCGCCATCCCAGTGCCCATCAAGCCCACGCCGGCCGCAGTGCCCGCGCTGCCAGCTCTGCCCGCACCCATCCCCACCCTGCTCTCGAACTCGCCGCCTTCGCTCAGCCCCACCTCCTCGCAGACAGCCACCAGCCAAAGCAGCCCCGCCACCCCTAGCGAGACACTCACCAGCCCGGCCTCCGCCTTGCACTCGGTGGCCGTGCACTGA